Genomic segment of Pochonia chlamydosporia 170 chromosome 1, whole genome shotgun sequence:
gtaccaacaccaacaccaaaattAGTGGCCAGGCTCCTCAAACAGGCTAACAAAGAAAAACGGGAAGCTGGGCGTCGTCGGTCAGCCGTGGATGCTGGCGCGAAAAAATAATAGTCTTGTTCGTTATGTCTTACCTGTTCCTGAATCCTGACTCCGACTCTGACTCGGGGTCAAGCGAGACGCACGACTGCGGAGACCAAGCCGGCCATCTGCGTCTGTTGAAAGTTGATGCGATTCTGGGACCTGGAGATCTGCTCCGTTCCTGCGTGACATGGATGCAAGTGACGACTGACGCATGCTCTCATCCCCATCGTGGCATAAAGATGCCAAAATCAATGCAGGCTGACGAGAGTGGCAACAAAGCCAGCATCGGTCACCGACTCATATCGCTCACCAGACGGCGACACACCATTTTCTGTCGGGCCAGAAGCTCAGGCCAGGCCAGCAAATCATCGTAATCAGCACAATCCGGCTCAATCCAGGCCCAGGCAGGGTATTTCCTTGCCCAACATACAAATCATGTGTAGAGGTTGAAACGCCCGTCTGATGCTCGCGAACCACTTCACCGCCCGGACGAACTAGACACTACTACCTGCCAAACACAGGTCGCTCCTTCCGTAATGATGAAAGACGCATCTTGTCGAGTTATCATGTTATAGCCATTCTCTTGCCCATGCCCCCAAACACCAGCGCCTTGAAGCCAAGCACCTCATGCAATCCAATCTACAACCAACCTCCACTTTCCCACCTCTCAaatgtcatcatcgtccatcaTCTTGCAGTGGATGCCCCTCTTAAGCAAGCCCGCATGTATCAAAGCGTTGCAGCGAACCACCGTCCTCACCGCTGGGGTCAGTTTCAAACACTGCAAATCACATGGTTGCGGTGCTTTAGCCGCATAATCCCTCTGCTTGGCCCTGTCATGTCCTCGTGCTTGCTTGCTGCTGTGCCTTGCATgaaagcttggcttggtgaACTGATTACTTGGAGCCACTACTTTTTGTTACTTTACTTTATTACTTGCTTTGCACGATCCGTCCCGTTGACCTGGTACATACTTGATGATCGAGTGGGACTGAgtgttgttgctggcgaATTTCTGCCTACCCAGTGCTGGCCAGGCAAACCGGATCTACTATTATTAAATATGTATAATTGATgcattgctgttgctcaaaTGGtaactgcatgtggtctgcGGCTAACTCATGTATCTGAAATGATTATCCACCTAATGTTCCAACCCCGCTTCACCATGCTTATTAGCTAGTCACGACATCATGCCTCGTCTGCCGACAGACTGTAGTATGCCCTGATTTCAATACTCCATGCGCCTTGGCTTATTCCGTATTCGACCGTACCATAATTTGGTGCCACCCAGCTGCTTTCCTTTTTGATGCAAGTAGGGTGCCTGGATTCCCTATACCTCAAAATGATGTCAACCTCCCCTGTGTACGATTCATTCCACtcttgaggaagaaaagcAATGATCATAAGGTATCGTCTTTTGCGCCCTTTGCTCCCAATAAACGCCGCAAGTCAAATTCGCCCACGGATATTAACCAGCCTCCCCAAACGGCCTATGATTTAACACCTCCCTCCATCCCTGCTTTCTTCCTCGGTAGGCTAGCGGGAATATCGCcgtcctcttcttcggaGTCCGAGTCTTCAGTATCAGTGCTGTCGTCAAGCCTCATCGGCTGGTCAAAGGCTCCGCCGGCCACAACAGTAGTCCTTTCGCTGACCGCATCAGGACTTGTCGAGCCAGCAGCCACAGGCCGCGGCTGAGGGCGTGCGTATGcttgtgtttgtggttgagttTTCGACGGTACATCAACAGTGGGATCTGTGTGCTCTGCTGTCGCTGCGGACGGACCTAGGCCGCCCATATCTGCCAGCATTACCCTCTTTCGAGGTGAGTCTGCTGCAGATTTTGAGGCATTTGATCTTTCAACGTTCACCGAACTACCCCCTTGGTCAAGTCGGGCTCTTTTCGGTTCTGAACCAAGTCCTGTTTGACCAGTCAATGGTTCTTGCCGCCGGCGACGCTTTTCTCCCGCACCAACGGTGAGAAGTCGCTCACGCTGCGCTTCAATTTCGGCCTTGGAGCGTCTTTCTCGCAACTTAACCCCATATTTTCTGCGTGTCGTGCTTTGCTTTGTATTGAAACTGTTTTTGAGTTTTGCTACCTCTTCATCACGCTGAGGCTGCGGTAATTCCATCGCCTTTTGTATCAGTCCCCCATAGTGTGCTTCTGCTGTTGCCATTTCTTCTTCGAGGCTTCTTCTGTCTTGAGGCGCGAGGTGCGCATATGCATCAGGTATCTTCCCCGTTGATCCTGGAGTAGCGTTGGCAGCCGTAAATGCACCACTCTCTTGTGAGGGTTGCGAAGCCTGTGGTTGACTCTCGTTCTCGTGCGCCGTTGTTGCCTTCTGCGGCGCAAAGCCAGAAGCTTTCTGACGTTCATACTCTTCATAAAAACCTTTGAGCGCCAGCTTAATTTCCTTGGCGTTCAACTCGGTGTAATTGCCACACACATTTGACCTTGTATGGTATGGTAAACCGCCTGGTGATGTAAACTCGATTCCGCAGTGAGGGCAGagaacaacaccaactcGATCATATGTCTTGAAATTGAAGCATGCCTTTTTGAGCTTATGCTAGAGTTAAATTTGTCAGCTCTAGCGTTGCCTTTCATTGCGGATGAAAAGGAGGGAACCTACGTAACGAAGCGCATGCTGACCTGAGACCGGGCGAGAGCACGCATTACAACACAAAAATTGGTGGGAGCTTCTGGTCGGTTCCGTTGTCGCTGTCGAGGCACCCGTTGCTGGCGCAGTCTGCGAGAACGActgctggggaggaggatCGTGCTGTGATGGATATTGAGCCAGCTCGTGCTGCAAATGCGGAATGACATGCTCGGTGCCGTCTCTTTTCTCCTCAACAATGTCCTTCACATCGTAGCCAAGACGTTCTGCTGTCGCCAGGGCGTTGACAAGTGAACGAGCCCGAATAGTTTCTAGGCGCTTGGCCAAGGCTAGATCCAAGAAGGAACTGCTGGCTTTGTACAGAATTTGATTTGCAAGTTCATCAATATCGGAAGCTGTTAGATGTGCCACGAGTTGATGCTTTGATGTCTGAACAACCCGTGAACCAAATTCAGTCATGGTTTGATTTATCGTTGCCGGTTGGGCTCTGTGAATTGAAGTTTTCATCTACAGAGGAAATTGATTAGCTTTGGTCTCGCCACGGCAGAGTTGGTGGCAAATACAGGCTTGGCTAATCCTAGACGCTGGAGGGATTGACTCACCAAGAAGGAGTAGTGATATTCCGAACCTTGCAAGCAAATCTGATGACAGTCTCTTACTGCCTGTCTCACTGTTTGAGGATCAATTTGTTTGATCAAACTCGTCAACTGCAGATAGAGTGCCGAGGTAGATGTTTGTGGCCCATCAACCTTGGGAGACGGATACACAGCGTCATTTCTAGGGGCATGTTGATCGTGTGAATGCGGCGGTGCTTGAGAACGCAGTTGCTGACTCGCCAAAACGTGCGGTGGTTGCATAGGAGTTGGAAAGGATGGTGCGTTTGGGCGTTGGTTTGGAGCAGGGTTGACGTATTGGGAATTGGTAGTGCTTGGCGACTGCTGCGGATATGCCTGTTGATTTGGTGGCAAATGTTGCGTTGCTTTCTGGTCGGAAGGCGAGTTCCGTCTGCTTGTTGTAGGTGAAGGTAGGGAGCTTGTTCGGGACATGGAGTGAGTCGGCAACAcagctggtgatgctgaGCCGTTCACTCTTTGACCAGCGCTGTTGAGCATCATGACGGCCCAAAGGGATGACACGCCACATGTGTAAGACGCCTGATGCGTCGATTATTTGGTTTCGGCTGTTTTAGTGTTAGATAAACATAACCAAGGAAGCCACAGCTAGTAGTACGTGAGACAGTTACCAGACGGTGCAATGCAATGAGAGAAAGAGACGGAAAGGAGACTTGGGATGAAAGCCAAAGATGAGAAATGGGAAAAGTTGTGCAAACGGGGTATAATATGAGTGCAGATACAGATAAACAGGTATTAATAGTATTTAGGGTGAGTGAGAGTAGAAGAGGCTGGCCTCATGTTTTGTGAGAATTAGGTCTGGTCGACAACTGGgaagaccagactcaattaaacctacctaggtacctaggtaggtgaGGTCAACTTACAGAGtgagtacggagcacaaaAGGAGATGATGGGTCTGGTCAGATCCatcggaccagaccagcgcGATTGTCGTCAAAGCACCAGAGCCCCGAGTTGAGCTGTGTTGACTATGTTGTGCCACGTTCGAGTCGTGCACCGCCACGGTCGAAGCAAAGAATTTTCGATTTTCGATTTTCGATTTTCGATTTCCGAGCTccaaaccagactgctcGTTTGAGACAACTCGATACAGTTTCTGTGTCAAACGCACAGAACAAAAGGATGTTTCTCGCTCGAAGCTCGCCAAAGAAAGAGACGAGCTTTTTGCACGGGAATAAATGGCCTGTGCTCTAAGTAATATTATTAGCGGGGTTAGCACAGATGCCTATTTCTGCCTAGTAATTCAGGCACTAGTGTGTTTAAGTAGGAGCGGGGCAGAAAGGGATTGAGCAGTTCAAAGGTTGGGCAGTTGGGCACCATTGTGGCCCCTAAGTATTGTGGAGCGCTAATAATAAACATCGAAAGGCATCATGGAGCAGGCCACGCTGATTGTGCCAGCGCTAACAGACATCAGCTTGGGCTAGCGGCTAGGCCCCAGTTATCAAACCCCCCAAAGAGCACTACAACAAGCACTAACATGACCACATTGAACtcatgatgtctggtctgatgtGTCACAGCCTACCTTCACGTATTATCTCATTGCAGCTAACATTTTGTGCTTCAAACTGTAGTCTTTATTTGATGTGCTACAACCTCTGAGTACCTCTGATTTAGGAACTCAGCAGACCATTCAATATtatatactccgtaccagacTCCGGAGTCGCTGGCACGCCGTATCGACATTCACCTTGCAGCCCCTCCAAAGTCCAGAtccacacatgcaggcacaCAAACTTAATGAGCAAGGCGCAGTGACAGCTAATAAATATGGATATAGCCTGCTAATTGCAATTTGCCTAGCATGACACGCCAGTGCTCCAAAACGCCCCCCTGTCCAACAAACAAATTAATGATATTCCCGTGTCAGCCCGTGATATTCCCAAATCACCAATCCCAGCTTTGCTCCCATTCTCATCATGCACGGTGCTCTCCAATGCATGCTAGCATCAGTCTCTTGTAATCGCCTGAAATATCCTTGTCAATACGATCCGCCAAACTGCGGCGATATCGTTGTTGATATGCAGCCTTGACGTTCGAGAGCGTGGTGTGGTCCCAGTGGAAACGCACAACACGGAGAACAAGCAGCTGGTCCTTGGTTCCCATGCCGCGCATGGAGTCTTCCAGGAGGTCGGCGGCGTGCATGTACTTGTCCACGGCGTGGCGAAGCTGAAAGAGAAGTGCATCTTTCATGTGTCCGGAGAATTCCTGTGCGTTGTCAGCAACGTGATTTGCACGGTTGTCGTCTTTAATGTACACATGACGGGACGTCAACTTACGGACTGAATGACCTTGTCCAAGTCACGGTTAAATTTTTGCTTATAAGTATGCGCAATGGCTCGAATCTGATTATCGTTGTTGCTCGTCAGGATTTGGCAGACGAGGATTTCATCCGTTCCCATTCTACCCTCGGTGGCCTTGTAGAGGTTCATTACATCGTCGTCGACCTTCCGGGGGTTGACGGGTTCAGCATCCTCGGCTCTGTTCGCAGCAAGTACCATGAGGAAGTGCCTCTCCGTCTTCATGCTCAAATCACCTTTGACATCAGCTTCCAATGACCTGCCGATATGCTGGCGGTAAGCGcccttgatggccttgatgtCGGCATTGGATCGACCAAGGAGGATATCATTCAGGACAGATTCCTTGGTCCCAGCACCCTTCATGGCATCGTCCAGTTTGTGTACATCGGCAAGCAATGGACCGTATGCTAGCTGTACCAGACCGTCTTCGAAATACCCACTTGTTTCGCTCTTCAAGTCTCGGATGAGGTTCCGCTTGAATGTTCTGTCAAATGTTGTTCGAATCAGATCGATCTGCAGCGGGTCTTTGTTAGATAGGACTCGGATCAAGGCTCTCTCGTCCGTGCCGAAGCCCTTCATCGCAGCCCGCAAAGCCTGCGCGTCTGGGTTTGCATCCCATTGAATGATCTGCGGGGCACCATATCCCAATGACGGAGGCGTCGCTGTCACAGGGGGACCGTACTGCTGGGGAGGCGGAGCGCCATAGGGAGGAGCACCATGCTGAGGAGGGGGAGCACCGTAATGACCTTGAGGAGGCGGCGCTGGCGAGTGATGGCCGTatggtgatggcgctggcggAGGGGCACCATATTGCTGGGGCGGAGGTGGTTGTCCGTATGGCTGCTGGtgagcaggaggaggataCTGGCCAGGCggaggcggctgttgatAATATCCTCcctgctgctgaggaggaggatacTGGCCGTACTGTCCCTGGGTTGGAGGGTATTGCCCTTGCGGCGGCGGATATTGCCCTTGCGGAGGAGGATACTGGCCGTAGCCTTGCTGTGGTGGCGGTGGTTCTGTTCAAAGAAAAAGACTTGGTCAGCGTGAATCGCCAGGTTGGCAAAGCGCGGTCGTTTGGTCACTGCTATTTGTTGACTCGACTCGAGATTGGGTCTTACTCACGGCCGTAGGGCTGGCTGTATCCGTGATACGACATTCTGGCTAGCTAAGCTGATGCTGATCTGTGAGATAAAACAATGTTCGAGGGTCTAGGAATAGGAAGTGTCTGCTTGCACAAGCCGGGGGATGCAACCAGGCGCaagagaccagttgacgtgATGAGCGGCGCTCTAggtggatggaggagatgcaaAAGCTACAAGATCTGGTGGTGAGAGGGATCAGATTGGGAGTCGAGCATTAATGTATTGGCAGCCCACCCAAAATTCTTGTCAaggccaccagaccagaccagacttaTTAAGTAAGAATGCGTCTTGTCAGCTTTCCCACTTTGTCGCAAGCTGCGGGCTGCAGGTTGTGGGCAGGCATCATCTATTTTTCATTACTTTAGGCATATACCGGCTCCATAGGATGGACTCCGATGGAGCAGCCAAGCGCTCTGCTGTTTCTGGTtcatgtactccgtaagtATGCACCTAGATACCTAGATACGTATGTAATCATCAGCCGACAACGACCGTTAGGCGTACAGAGCACGGGCCTAGGTCTTCAGCTCCACGGCCAACAGCGACTTTGAATGGATCgagcttgttgatggcttggactGGCGTGGAGGAGGCGAGAAGCCATGGTGGCTGTGCCCGAGGTACAGAGGAGACCAGAGGAACTTGAAAGGCATCAACGTCATGATCCACGATGTTTGCTGCGGGAAAAGAGCCTTGAACCCCGCAGCTAGCCTTGGCCACCTTGGCTGCTTAGCCAGTCTTGAGCCTCACTGGTGACGTTTTCCACAAGCAAACAATTTCAGAGACGCCACACCTCCCCTGCtggcttggttgattggTGTCATTGAGCCCAGGTTGacgcatcaattgatctggtgttgccattctttgtcaatggcttcaagtTTGCTCCAACACTCAGTGACGCTAGCACGTAGCTAAGAGATCACATCACGATGAGTGCTTAGATCAAAACACTACCCAGCTTAATTATTTCAACGAGCAATCAAACGTATGTTATCGAGCGACTACGGAGAATCGTTGTGTAATTCGTAATCCTTCATATGTGCATGCATTAACCGTTCATGTGAGCAAAGGAAACAGACGAATTCATGCAACCCAGCTGCACTGCCACAAGGCCTCCAAGCCAGTGGCGCGTGCTCCTGAACGGCAGCAACACCATGATGCTTCAAATGTTTCCCTTTCCCTGTTGCAAGATTCGCCATTTCTTGGAGCAGCCATCGGAAGGAAGCTGTTATTTGAAGCAGTCACATTGATAACACGCCTCGCGGATTCAGTTGGCGACACGAGGAAGCCATCATCTCTTGCCGTTGGGCTCAAAAGCAGCCTTGAACCAAGTCTAACCAGTACTGGGTGGCAAGCATTGTGGCAAAGGGAGGAGGAAACATCCGAGGACAAACTGTGTCTTCTCGAATATCGTTTTCCGGTTTCGAGTTCGGCTGGCTGCAGTTGGTGGCGGGTGTGAGCCGTTTCTGGACGATTTACGGAATAATTTAATCTGATAAATGTCGTGGTGATGGGCTCGAGTCCACTTTCGATTTGCAACTTGGGAATAAATCGATGGCTGGCTTTGTTCCGGAAGGCGCGCCTCGGCGGCTGCTGCCGAACCCATCAACGACGCGTTGGTGAAACATGACAGGCGTGACTGGCCTGACGAGTTGCTGGCACTAGGGCCTCGATGCACCGTCAATCACCGTTCAGCAGCCATTGGACCCTTAgaggatcaattgatcagCACAGCACTTAAGAGTTCTTGACTTCGACTGGCTGCAGCTGAAGCAGCACAGAGCCACCCTGGCACCGGCCGCCATTATTGCCCCACATTACACCTACCCCTGGCACTAAAACTTTCCGTTCCTGCCTTTTTCAGCGCAATCACCAACCACCATATTTTCACCAGCCACCTTCAATTCTCGAGCGTTTGTGCCACCAGCCCACAATCATGAACCGTCCGATGAGAGATCAAAACTGCTGCGCATCCGCAGCTgtatccttcttctcttttctaTGCTAATCAGCGACAGTGATGATCATATCCGGATTTTATTGTATATTTTTGTTCCGTTGATCGCACTCGCATTCCTCCATCATCGAGCCCAAACATCATCGcatcaccatcttctgcCATCGTCATTTACACGACCCTCACACACAAGCACCTgaaacaccaacacaaaaATAACAACGGCCGCTGCA
This window contains:
- a CDS encoding opioid growth factor receptor repeat domain-containing protein, with product MMLNSAGQRVNGSASPAVLPTHSMSRTSSLPSPTTSRRNSPSDQKATQHLPPNQQAYPQQSPSTTNSQYVNPAPNQRPNAPSFPTPMQPPHVLASQQLRSQAPPHSHDQHAPRNDAVYPSPKVDGPQTSTSALYLQLTSLIKQIDPQTVRQAVRDCHQICLQGSEYHYSFLMKTSIHRAQPATINQTMTEFGSRVVQTSKHQLVAHLTASDIDELANQILYKASSSFLDLALAKRLETIRARSLVNALATAERLGYDVKDIVEEKRDGTEHVIPHLQHELAQYPSQHDPPPQQSFSQTAPATGASTATTEPTRSSHQFLCCNACSRPVSGQHALRYHKLKKACFNFKTYDRVGVVLCPHCGIEFTSPGGLPYHTRSNVCGNYTELNAKEIKLALKGFYEEYERQKASGFAPQKATTAHENESQPQASQPSQESGAFTAANATPGSTGKIPDAYAHLAPQDRRSLEEEMATAEAHYGGLIQKAMELPQPQRDEEVAKLKNSFNTKQSTTRRKYGVKLRERRSKAEIEAQRERLLTVGAGEKRRRRQEPLTGQTGLGSEPKRARLDQGGSSVNVERSNASKSAADSPRKRVMLADMGGLGPSAATAEHTDPTVDVPSKTQPQTQAYARPQPRPVAAGSTSPDAVSERTTVVAGGAFDQPMRLDDSTDTEDSDSEEEDGDIPASLPRKKAGMEGGVKS
- a CDS encoding calpactin I heavy chain, calcium ion binding protein (similar to Trichoderma reesei QM6a XP_006962519.1), producing the protein MSYHGYSQPYGQPPPPQQGYGQYPPPQGQYPPPQGQYPPTQGQYGQYPPPQQQGGYYQQPPPPGQYPPPAHQQPYGQPPPPQQYGAPPPAPSPYGHHSPAPPPQGHYGAPPPQHGAPPYGAPPPQQYGPPVTATPPSLGYGAPQIIQWDANPDAQALRAAMKGFGTDERALIRVLSNKDPLQIDLIRTTFDRTFKRNLIRDLKSETSGYFEDGLVQLAYGPLLADVHKLDDAMKGAGTKESVLNDILLGRSNADIKAIKGAYRQHIGRSLEADVKGDLSMKTERHFLMVLAANRAEDAEPVNPRKVDDDVMNLYKATEGRMGTDEILVCQILTSNNDNQIRAIAHTYKQKFNRDLDKVIQSEFSGHMKDALLFQLRHAVDKYMHAADLLEDSMRGMGTKDQLLVLRVVRFHWDHTTLSNVKAAYQQRYRRSLADRIDKDISGDYKRLMLACIGEHRA